Proteins encoded together in one Bacillota bacterium window:
- the fni gene encoding type 2 isopentenyl-diphosphate Delta-isomerase, with protein sequence MSDSPARAKSQAQAHDQRPRRKLDHVRMVHAGGDGPLSAGFEDARFIHCSLPELAWEQVTVEADLLGRTLAVPIVIEAMTGGHPEVQPIVAGLARVARAVGAAMAVGSQRAALEDPALAETFAVARRENPGGMVIANVGAEVDPQGAARAVAMIGADLLQVHLNVAHELAMAEGERDFRGRLHNLREVIRTVQVPVMVKETGAGLSRETALLVTELGAAAVDIGGAGGTNFAAVECERGGKDVARGLVSWGIPTLASLVEVADAVGHRVQVVASGGLRSGHDAAKALALGASAVGLAGPIVRALLTSGEAAAVDLIRGMVEQLKAVMLLTGSRDLGELRGKPVILCGPTAEWLTRRGVDVDRLAGR encoded by the coding sequence ATGAGTGATTCGCCGGCCCGGGCCAAGTCCCAGGCCCAGGCCCACGACCAACGCCCGAGGCGCAAACTCGATCACGTCCGGATGGTCCACGCGGGAGGGGACGGTCCGCTGTCGGCCGGCTTCGAGGACGCCCGTTTCATCCACTGTTCCCTGCCCGAGCTGGCTTGGGAGCAGGTGACCGTGGAAGCTGACCTGCTCGGCCGGACCCTCGCTGTCCCGATCGTCATCGAGGCCATGACCGGGGGTCACCCCGAGGTCCAGCCGATCGTGGCCGGGCTGGCCCGGGTGGCCCGCGCGGTGGGGGCGGCCATGGCCGTGGGTTCTCAGCGGGCGGCCCTCGAGGACCCCGCTCTGGCAGAAACCTTCGCCGTGGCCCGCCGGGAGAACCCCGGCGGGATGGTCATCGCCAACGTCGGCGCCGAGGTGGATCCGCAGGGCGCGGCCCGGGCGGTGGCCATGATCGGCGCGGACCTCCTCCAGGTACACCTGAACGTGGCCCACGAGTTGGCCATGGCCGAGGGCGAGCGGGACTTCCGCGGACGCCTCCATAACCTGCGAGAGGTCATCCGGACGGTCCAGGTCCCGGTGATGGTCAAGGAGACCGGGGCCGGCCTGTCCAGGGAGACGGCCCTCCTCGTGACGGAACTCGGGGCCGCCGCCGTCGACATCGGGGGAGCGGGGGGGACCAACTTCGCGGCCGTCGAGTGCGAGCGTGGGGGGAAGGACGTCGCCAGGGGGCTCGTCTCCTGGGGCATCCCCACCCTGGCCAGCCTGGTGGAGGTGGCCGACGCCGTCGGCCACCGGGTCCAGGTGGTCGCTTCGGGCGGGCTTCGATCCGGTCACGACGCGGCCAAGGCGCTGGCTCTGGGGGCCTCGGCCGTGGGCCTCGCCGGACCCATCGTCCGCGCCCTTCTGACCTCCGGCGAGGCGGCCGCCGTCGACCTGATCCGGGGGATGGTCGAACAGCTCAAGGCGGTCATGCTCCTGACCGGCTCGCGGGATCTTGGCGAACTGAGGGGCAAGCCGGTTATCCTGTGCGGACCGACGGCCGAGTGGCTTACCCGCCGGGGCGTCGACGTCGACCGGCTGGCCGGGCGATGA